In Rhizobium lusitanum, a genomic segment contains:
- a CDS encoding ABC transporter ATP-binding protein, giving the protein MTEVSIEALTKHYGASLAVNGISVKIAKGEFISLLGPSGCGKTTTLKMIAGFEDATSGAIRFDGQDVVHVPAEKRDIGMVFQSYALFPHMTVAQNLAFGLEMRRRPKREIAERTARVLDMVQLSGYADRYPRQLSGGQQQRVALARALVIEPRILLLDEPLANLDAKLREEMRVFIRDLQKRVGITTVYVTHDQAEAMTMSDRVVVMFGGQIAQYGAPADIYDRPASLEVAQFVGQVNILSGRLLSTEANDISIIDTALGTVRIGNMPRSPDGAVTLVLRPEAVELFPESAGQMGTPATITASYYSGSLIDYRLALDSGDTMNVQTFPRSRFSPGDRVTVKVDGDRFWALGAAA; this is encoded by the coding sequence ATGACAGAGGTGAGCATTGAAGCGCTGACCAAGCACTATGGGGCATCTCTTGCGGTAAACGGCATTTCCGTGAAAATCGCAAAGGGAGAGTTTATCTCCCTGCTCGGCCCTTCCGGCTGCGGCAAGACCACCACGCTGAAAATGATAGCCGGCTTCGAGGATGCTACATCAGGCGCGATACGTTTCGATGGGCAGGACGTCGTGCATGTGCCTGCGGAAAAACGCGATATCGGCATGGTCTTCCAGAGCTACGCCCTGTTTCCGCATATGACCGTCGCGCAGAACCTGGCGTTCGGATTGGAGATGCGCCGCAGACCGAAGCGCGAGATCGCCGAGCGCACGGCCCGCGTTCTCGACATGGTGCAGCTCTCCGGCTATGCCGACCGCTATCCGCGCCAGCTTTCCGGTGGACAGCAGCAACGTGTCGCACTGGCTCGAGCGCTGGTGATCGAACCTCGAATTCTCCTTCTCGACGAGCCGCTTGCCAACCTCGACGCCAAGCTGCGCGAAGAGATGCGCGTCTTTATCCGCGACCTTCAAAAGCGTGTTGGCATCACCACCGTTTATGTGACCCACGATCAGGCCGAGGCGATGACCATGTCGGACCGTGTCGTGGTCATGTTTGGCGGGCAGATCGCCCAATATGGCGCGCCAGCCGATATCTACGATCGGCCGGCGAGCCTCGAAGTCGCGCAGTTCGTGGGGCAGGTCAACATCCTATCCGGTCGGCTGCTCTCCACCGAAGCGAACGATATCTCGATCATCGATACCGCGCTCGGCACAGTCAGGATCGGCAATATGCCGAGGTCGCCCGATGGAGCCGTGACGCTGGTGCTGCGGCCCGAGGCAGTCGAGCTATTTCCGGAAAGCGCCGGGCAGATGGGCACCCCGGCCACCATCACAGCGAGCTACTATTCGGGCAGCCTGATCGACTACCGATTGGCGCTCGACAGCGGCGACACCATGAATGTTCAGACCTTCCCCCGCAGCCGCTTCTCTCCGGGCGACCGTGTCACCGTCAAGGTCGATGGCGATCGCTTCTGGGCGCTCGGAGCCGCCGCATGA
- a CDS encoding ABC transporter permease: protein MSLRAKSLKPFALIAPAVLLLGVFLVLPYINIVIMSLRNPGNGTPYAPGFTLGNYLRLFADSFYLEQTANTLMIGFITTFVCLVLGFPVAWQLAKTQMRFRGLAYGLVLSPLLVGIVIRSYGWTILLGNNGMINRTLISFGLIDRPLGLMYNSFGIVIALVHVFLPFMILPLMSALQGIDPSIEAAARSLGAGRITAFRRIVLPLAMPGIQAGCILVFVLSLSAYVTPSLIGGLRVKTMAVSVVDALIDTFQWPFGSAMALMLSLTGAMMVMLFARLTRMKWKAN, encoded by the coding sequence ATGAGCCTTCGAGCGAAATCTCTGAAGCCGTTTGCCTTGATCGCCCCGGCTGTTCTACTGCTCGGCGTCTTCCTGGTATTGCCATATATCAACATCGTGATCATGAGCCTGCGCAATCCGGGGAACGGGACGCCCTATGCGCCCGGCTTTACCCTGGGGAACTATCTGAGACTCTTTGCCGACAGCTTTTATCTGGAGCAGACCGCAAACACGTTGATGATCGGCTTCATCACCACCTTTGTCTGCCTTGTCCTCGGCTTCCCCGTCGCATGGCAGCTCGCAAAGACCCAAATGCGTTTTCGCGGTCTTGCCTATGGCCTCGTGCTGTCACCGCTTCTCGTCGGCATCGTCATTCGCAGCTATGGCTGGACCATCCTGCTGGGCAACAATGGCATGATAAACCGGACCCTGATCAGCTTCGGTCTGATCGATCGCCCGCTTGGCCTGATGTACAATTCCTTTGGGATCGTGATTGCCCTGGTGCACGTCTTCCTGCCCTTCATGATCCTTCCGCTCATGAGTGCGCTGCAGGGGATTGATCCGTCGATCGAAGCGGCCGCCCGCTCGCTTGGGGCCGGGCGCATCACCGCCTTCAGACGAATTGTTCTGCCACTGGCCATGCCCGGCATACAGGCCGGCTGCATACTGGTCTTTGTCTTGTCGCTCAGCGCCTACGTCACGCCGTCCTTGATCGGCGGCCTGCGCGTGAAGACGATGGCGGTCAGCGTGGTCGACGCACTTATCGACACGTTTCAATGGCCGTTCGGCTCGGCCATGGCGCTGATGCTGTCTTTGACCGGGGCGATGATGGTGATGCTGTTTGCAAGGCTCACCCGCATGAAATGGAAGGCGAACTGA